CTGCTGCATGTACGGGGTCTTCACCGAGAGGTCGACGTTCTTCATCATCAGCTGGCGCTGGGTGAAGAACTGCGAGGCCGACATCAGGATGATCATGACCGCGGTGACGATGCGGACATCGGTCAGCGAGGCGTCGAGGGCGGCGACCTTCTCGGCGCTGTCCGTGAACTTGGCGGCCAGCGGGGCACCGAAGATGTGGGCCTGCCGGGCGCTCTCGAGCAGCGGCTGGTCGATGACGCCGATCGTCTTGCCCGAGGCGATCGCGGAGAGCACGTGGTACAGCGCGAAGAAGAACGGCGACTGGGCCAGGATGGGAAGGCACGAGGAGAGCGGGTTGGTGCCCGTCTCCTTGTACAGCTTCATCATCTCTTCGGACTGACGCTGCTTGTCGCTCTTGTAGCGCTCCTGGATCGCCTTCATCTTCGGCTGGAGCGCCTGCATGTTCCGCGTCGACTTGATCTGCTTCACGAAGAGCGGGATCAGGCAGATACGGATCAGCACCACGAGGGACACGATGGACAGACCCCAGGCCCAGCCCGTGTCAGGGCCGAAGATCGCCCCGTACATCTTGTGGAACTGGACGATCACCCATGAGACAGGTGTGGTGATGAAGCTGAACAGACTGGCAATCGTGTCCACTAATCAGGCTCCTTGAGCTTTGGGCGAGGTCTCTCCGACCGGGCTCGTCTCGGCGGAGATCCCGCCCTTGTCTCCGCGCAGGGCGGCGCGCAGCATCTCGTGCCAGCGCGGCCGCTTGCGCAGGGGAACATGGTCCACGCCGCCCGGCGACCACGGGTTGCACCGCAGGATGCGCCAGGCGGTCAGGGCTGTGCCCTTGATCGCGCCATGCCGGTCGATGGCCGTGAATCCGTAGCGGGAACACGACGGGTAGTACCGGCAGACGGGGCCCAGGAGCGGGCTGATCGTCCACTGGTACAGCTTGATGAGGGCCAGCAGCGGGTACTTCATCGCGTGCCCCCTCCCAGGAGCCGCTGAAGAGCGGCGTCCAGGTCTCGGGCCAGCTGTGCATGATCGGCGTCGCCGGCTCCGGGCAACGCCCGTACCACCACCAGGCTACCGGGGGGCAGCTCGGTGAGCCGTTCACGCACGAGATGGCGCAAACGACGCTTCACCTGATTGCGGACGACCGCTCCGCCAACGGCTTTGCTCACGACGAAACC
The DNA window shown above is from Streptomyces showdoensis and carries:
- the rnpA gene encoding ribonuclease P protein component, whose amino-acid sequence is MLPTENRLRRREDFATAVRRGRRAGRPSLVVHLRSGKTDPHAPGESAPPTRAGFVVSKAVGGAVVRNQVKRRLRHLVRERLTELPPGSLVVVRALPGAGDADHAQLARDLDAALQRLLGGGTR
- the yidD gene encoding membrane protein insertion efficiency factor YidD, translated to MKYPLLALIKLYQWTISPLLGPVCRYYPSCSRYGFTAIDRHGAIKGTALTAWRILRCNPWSPGGVDHVPLRKRPRWHEMLRAALRGDKGGISAETSPVGETSPKAQGA